The following proteins are co-located in the Sciurus carolinensis unplaced genomic scaffold, mSciCar1.2, whole genome shotgun sequence genome:
- the LOC124975401 gene encoding olfactory receptor 7G2-like translates to MDSTNETAISEFLLLGLTEDPALQPLIFSLFLSMCLVTILGNLLIILAIYSDSHLHTPMYFFLCNLSFNDICISMTTIPKMLVNILTGDQSITYTGCLSQVAFVMLSSYWENFLFAVMAYDRYVAICHPLRYTVIMKPCLCVLLVLVSLFVSIVDALLHTLLLLRLSFCRDPEIPQFFCEFAQVIKLSCSDTFTDNLIILIAVCVFAGVPLSGIIFSYIQIVSSVLRMPSSGGKQKAFSTCGSHLSVVCLFYGTGAGVYISSAVTDSSKKTAVASVMYTVVPQILNPFIYSLRKRDMKVALRNLMDRIASV, encoded by the coding sequence ATGGATTCCACAAACGAAACAGCTATCTCAGAATTTCTTCTCCTGGGACTGACAGAggacccagcactgcagcccctcatcttcagcCTCTTCCTATCCATGTGCCTGGTAACcatcctgggaaacctgctcatcatACTGGCCATCtactctgactcccacctccacacccccatgtatttctttctctgcaATCTTTCTTTCAATGACATCTGTATAAGCATGACCACcatccccaagatgctggtgaacatcctaACAGGGGATCAGAGCATCACCTACACAGGCTGCCTCAGCCAGGTTGCCTTTGTTATGCTTTCTTCATATTGGGAAAATTTTCTGtttgcagtgatggcctatgaccgctatgtggccatttgtcaccccctgaggtacacagtcatcatgaaaCCCTGCCTCTGCGTCCTGCTGGTTTTGGTCTCCCTGTTTGTCAGTATTGTGGatgccctcctccacactctgctGTTGCTGCGACTGTCCTTCTGCAGAGACCCAGAAATCCCCCAATTCTTCTGTGAATTTGCTCAGGTTATCAAGCTCTCTTGTTCTGACACCTTCACTGATAACCTCATAATACTTATTGCAGTGTGTGTATTTGCTGGTGTTCCTCTCTCTgggatcattttctcttacattcaaattgtgtcctctgtcttgagaatgccctCATCAGGAGGAAAGCaaaaagccttttccacctgtgggtctcacctgtctgttGTCTGTTTGTTCTATGGCACAGGTGCAGGTGTGTACATTAGCTCTGCCGTGACAGATTCATCCAAGAAGActgcagtggcttcagtgatgtacactgtggtgcCTCAAATtctgaacccctttatctacagcctgaggaaaaGGGACATGAAGGTCGCCTTGAGGAATCTCATGGATAGGATAGCTTCTGTATAA